A stretch of the Lolium perenne isolate Kyuss_39 chromosome 3, Kyuss_2.0, whole genome shotgun sequence genome encodes the following:
- the LOC139838472 gene encoding uncharacterized protein isoform X3 → MSVILLAARPASSQPLPISSSFSPSPENPSLLPPSRRRFPSVCSPRKRARRKFHRKHRTPPPQHHRRPVVSDHLSPNQGHHEILLITLKLLDTCAQQIEFEIDDKDHFSISAASRNLMFPAASDLVRHRRGVHQLSGLHTRSSLPASFPFIDLVVSALVAPSQSSFIQLTVLPPAPVQNRRLLSAAHVRLQPNVAPGHGLVDKCSSIIFL, encoded by the exons ATGAGCGTGATCCTCCTCGCCGCTCGACCAGCCTCCTCTCAACCACTCCCTATCTCTTCTTCGTTTTCCCCATCTCCAGAGAACCCTAGTTTGCTTCCTCCCTCGCGCCGCCGTTTCccttctgtctgttcaccacgcaaACGAGCGAGGCGAAAGTTTCATAGAAAACACCGAACACCTCCGCCGCAGCATCACCGTCGCCCCGTCGTCTCCGACCACCTCTCGCCAAACCAAGGCCACCACGAGATTCTCCTCATCACGCTGAAGCTCCTCGACACATGCGCGCAACAAATCGAGTTCGAAATCGACGACAAGGATCACTTCTCCATCTCCGCCGCCAGCAGAAATCTCATGTTCCCGGCCGCCTCCGACCTCGTCCGCCACCGACGAGGTGTTCATCAGCTTTCTG GCCTCCACACGCGCTCGTCCCTGCCGGCCTCCTTCCCATTCATCGACCTCGTCGTCTCTGCTCTGGTCGCACCATCCCAGTCCTCG TTCATTCAGTTAACTGTTCTTCCTCCAGCTCCTGTGCAAAATCGCAGGCTGCTCTCCGCAGCGCACGTCCGTCTTCAGCCTAACGTTGCTCCAGGCCACGGCCTCGTCGACAAGTGCAGCTCCATAATCTTTCTATGA